Within the Strigops habroptila isolate Jane chromosome 15, bStrHab1.2.pri, whole genome shotgun sequence genome, the region GCTGCAATTATTGAAGAGTCAATGTCTCTGCAATCATCACGGGGCTGACGCAGCCTTCCTGGAGAGCTGCCGTCACGCGTGCAACATCCACATTGCACCCTGTGGTGGTGGCTGCTCACCTGGTGCAGCCAACAGGTAGCAGCTCCATGGGGTTTGTGTTGGGGTGCAGCTGGTGGCCCCGATCCCCTGGGAGCCAGAGCAAACACCCACCTGCCTTCACCAGCAGGAGATGGGGTGATGCACCCCATCCCATCCGCAGTGCCTGGGTGGGTAGGGTGCTGCTGAAGGCCCTTTATGCACCCATATACATGCCAAACACTGAGAGCGCTACAATCACTAAACCAGATAAACTGTgagattagattagattagatacaCAAAGATTAATTGCAACACCCCCACACGCGTGGGCTCTTGCTCTAAGCCATGGCACACCCCTCGAGGGGCAGGGTCCATCTCCCCATCCTTTGCACGTAGTGCTTGTGCAAAGACAGCCAGATGTGGGTGCCCAGATGTTACAACCACCCCCCGCCTCCCCGCAGAGCCTGCCCATGGCGTCCCCCCCCGGCCACCCCTGCTCCCGCCCCACGGGACAGCCACTGCCCGGCTCGCTGCCCGCGCCCGCGGCTTAAACACTGCCCCCGCCCGCCCATTGGCTCCCTCCCCGCAGTGGGCGGGCACTGGCGCCCTCCAGCCAATCACCACCGCGGCGGGGGGCGTGGCCGGGGAGGGAGGTGAGAAGATGGCGGACAGCAGCGGCGAGGCCAAGCGGCCCAAAGGCCCGCAGGTAGGCGCGGGGGGAGCCGCGGCGTTGCCCCGGTTACCGCGGGCGGCCCCTGAGGGGAGCCCGGCGGTGACGGTCGGTGTCCCGCAGGCTGTGGACAGGAAGGTGAACTGGCGGCGCTGGAAGCAGGAGAGTAAGCCCGGCACCGCGTGGGGGCTGCGGGCGGACGGACGGCGGGGGAATCCCTCGGACCAGGAGGAGCCGGCCCCGAGCGCTCCGTGGCTCTCGTGTCTCCCCCGGCGGTCACGGCTCTTTGCTTGAAGCGAGATGATGTTTCTCCGTTCCAGGGAAAGCCgagaagaaaaaatggaaggaaatgaagctgctgaagaagctggaaaagcagcGGATgcgggagctggagcagaaacAAGCCGAGAAGCGAGAGGAGCAGCGGGAAGACAGAGGTGATGCTGCTGTGACCCTATgggctggaagagctgggagaAGGTGGTGGTTAAGTCAGTCAACTTTACATATAGGAAAGGTGACAACTGCACAGATCTGATATAGATCAATCCACAAGCAAACCAGGCATGAACACAATGCAGTGAGAGACCTTTATTAAGAGAAAACCTGTGGTTAAGAAACAGGGGTTGCTATTTCTCACCACCGCAGCAAATAAAACACCACATGGGGCTGTCACGCTGTGGCTCTCCTCTGATCACTCTCTGATCTCTGCTCCCAGGGCGGCACTACACACTGAGCGTGGCCCTGCCGGGCTCCATCCTGAACAATGCTCAGTCCCTGGAGCTGCGGACGTACCTTGCTGGGCAGATTGCTCGGGCCTGCGCCATCTTCTGCGTGGATGAGATCGTAGTGTTCGACGAGCACGGAGAAGATGTGAAGTAAGATCTTGTTCTGCAGGAAGGGTTTTGTGTCAATACACAAAGAtcaaaaacaaaactgagagaGATACGTGGCTTACAGAGAGAGTTCCAAATATGATGTGGTAACAGTCTCTACATCTCAAGCAGCCCTTTCATAAGGGGTGCGCTGCTATTTTCGGATTAAGGAGCAAGGCTTCATCTTCTGGAGACCTGACCAGTCTCGCATTGAGTTCAcaagctgctttctttctcttacagGAGTGTGGAAGGGGATTTTGAAGGAATTGGGAAGAGAGGCAAGGCTTGTGTGCAGCTGGCTCGGATCCTGCAGTACTTGGAGTGCCCTCAGTAAGTCAGACCATGCACCACAACTGACTGCCGTATCTCGTGCAAGAGGCAAATTCTGTTTATATTGTGTAATTCTGCAGGAACACAGGAGCTCATTGCTTCATGTCTGGTTCAGGAGTTTGACTAAAAGGGCAGTGAATGCAGGCTACAACCTATATGATACATTAGAGGTTACATTTGGGACATGAGGGAGCTCTGACTAGAGAGCTTTTCTCTGTAGTCAGCTCCTTTAAGCCAGAACAGGACTAGAATTGAGGCTTGGATTCAATAAAAATGGGTTTTACATTTCAACCTCCTCTGACAAACAGGTACCTGAGGAAATCCTTTTTTCCAAAACACGAGGATCTGCAGTTTGCAGGTAATGATTCAGTTGTGTCTGTCCCAAGCTGTTGGCTTCCATTTCCTGAGCTCTTGCTCGCTTTGCACGGAATGCACAGAATTGTGTAGCTTTTC harbors:
- the SPOUT1 gene encoding putative methyltransferase C9orf114 homolog isoform X2, yielding MADSSGEAKRPKGPQAVDRKVNWRRWKQERKAEKKKWKEMKLLKKLEKQRMRELEQKQAEKREEQREDRGRHYTLSVALPGSILNNAQSLELRTYLAGQIARACAIFCVDEIVVFDEHGEDVKSVEGDFEGIGKRGKACVQLARILQYLECPQYLRKSFFPKHEDLQFAGLLNPLDSPHHMRVDEDSEYREGVVLDRPTKPGRGSFVNCGMRKEVQIDRQLNPGLRVTVRLEEPQKPEAKVRKGTVVSSQHPRTVSGLYWGYSVRLASCLSAVFSECPFKEGYDLSIGTSERGSSVDEATLPSFRSWGKYPRPIPSLFL